A genome region from Rhodanobacter thiooxydans includes the following:
- a CDS encoding 1-acyl-sn-glycerol-3-phosphate acyltransferase has protein sequence MRGRLFTPDQLPAQMPRLRDGWQRKTCRAVLRLRGWSLAGEFPDVPKLVLIVAPHSSWWDGVWGLLLKVAIGADVHFMAKQELFRGPLGGLLRRLGGMAIDRGAARGVVEQMIDQFRQREKLWLGIAPEGTRKPVKRWKSGFWRIAREAGVPIFPVAFHYPDKTIQLGPLFDTSADMEADLARLRAFYAPFRGKHRNI, from the coding sequence ATGAGGGGACGCCTGTTTACGCCGGACCAGTTGCCGGCGCAAATGCCCAGGTTGCGCGACGGCTGGCAACGCAAGACCTGCCGCGCCGTGCTGCGCCTGCGCGGCTGGAGCCTGGCCGGAGAGTTTCCCGATGTGCCGAAACTGGTGCTGATCGTCGCGCCGCATTCGTCCTGGTGGGACGGCGTGTGGGGCCTGCTGCTCAAGGTGGCGATCGGTGCCGACGTGCACTTCATGGCCAAGCAGGAACTGTTCCGCGGACCGCTCGGCGGCCTGCTGCGCCGGCTCGGCGGCATGGCGATCGACCGTGGCGCCGCCAGAGGCGTGGTCGAGCAGATGATCGACCAGTTCCGCCAGCGCGAAAAACTCTGGCTGGGCATTGCGCCGGAAGGCACGCGCAAGCCGGTGAAGCGCTGGAAGAGCGGCTTCTGGCGCATCGCCCGCGAGGCCGGCGTGCCGATCTTCCCGGTGGCATTCCATTACCCCGACAAGACCATCCAGCTCGGTCCGCTGTTCGACACCAGCGCCGACATGGAAGCGGACCTCGCCCGCCTGCGCGCGTTCTACGCGCCGTTCCGGGGCAAGCACCGCAACATCTGA
- the arfB gene encoding alternative ribosome rescue aminoacyl-tRNA hydrolase ArfB, with translation MLTISRTLTLPESELVERFLRADGPGGQHVNRTESAVELRFDVASSPSLPDEVRERLLARRDRRLTADGVLVIQGRRFRDQGRNRDDVRERLAELIRGALLPPKKRVATKPTRASRERRLAGKQQRGKIKQTRSRKPDLE, from the coding sequence ATGCTGACCATCAGCCGCACCCTCACCCTGCCCGAATCCGAACTGGTCGAGCGCTTCCTGCGCGCGGACGGTCCCGGCGGGCAGCACGTGAACCGCACCGAAAGCGCGGTGGAGTTGCGCTTCGACGTGGCAAGCTCGCCCTCGCTGCCGGACGAAGTGCGCGAGCGGCTGCTGGCCCGGCGCGATCGCCGGCTCACCGCCGACGGCGTGCTGGTGATCCAGGGCCGCCGCTTCCGCGATCAGGGGCGCAACCGCGATGACGTGCGCGAGCGGCTGGCCGAACTGATCCGCGGCGCGCTGCTGCCGCCAAAGAAGCGCGTGGCCACCAAGCCGACCCGCGCCTCCAGGGAGCGCCGCCTGGCCGGCAAGCAGCAGCGCGGCAAGATCAAGCAGACGCGTTCGCGCAAACCGGACCTCGAATGA
- a CDS encoding pseudouridine synthase — translation MLDILYQDDALIAVNKPANLAVHRSKMVGNAEEFLIDLLREQVGDSVYLAHRLDRATSGVLLVARSKEVAAALGGQFMGRLMHKRYLAVVRGWPEPAEGVIDYPLPGSRETGPRREARTHYRRLATVGVPIALGRYPQQRYALLLAEPESGRFRQIRKHLAHIHHPVIGDCQHGRGDHNRLYKQHFGCHRMLLHAWRLDFRHPQTSESMSLQAPLDGEYRTLLERFDWSTALKNP, via the coding sequence ATGCTCGACATTCTCTACCAGGACGATGCGCTGATCGCGGTGAACAAGCCCGCGAACCTTGCCGTGCATCGTTCGAAGATGGTCGGCAACGCGGAGGAGTTCCTGATCGACCTGCTGCGCGAACAGGTGGGTGACAGCGTGTACCTGGCGCACCGGCTCGACCGCGCCACCAGCGGCGTGCTGCTGGTGGCGCGCAGCAAAGAAGTCGCCGCCGCGCTGGGCGGGCAGTTCATGGGCCGCCTGATGCACAAGCGGTACCTCGCCGTGGTGCGCGGCTGGCCGGAACCAGCCGAAGGCGTGATCGACTACCCGCTGCCCGGTTCGCGCGAAACCGGCCCGCGCCGCGAGGCGCGCACGCACTACCGGCGGCTGGCCACGGTCGGGGTGCCGATCGCGCTGGGCCGCTACCCGCAACAGCGTTACGCCCTGCTGCTGGCCGAGCCGGAAAGTGGCCGCTTCCGCCAGATCCGCAAGCACCTGGCGCACATCCACCACCCGGTGATCGGCGACTGCCAGCACGGCCGCGGCGACCACAACCGGCTGTACAAGCAACACTTCGGCTGCCACCGGATGCTGCTGCACGCGTGGCGGCTGGACTTCCGCCACCCACAGACGAGCGAGTCGATGTCGCTGCAGGCGCCGCTCGATGGCGAGTACCGCACCTTGCTGGAGCGCTTCGACTGGTCGACTGCGCTGAAAAATCCGTAA
- the ubiB gene encoding ubiquinone biosynthesis regulatory protein kinase UbiB: MTPLKVVPRLLRVASVLLAYRLDELVDATHLYRPLKLLRPLVARPRIDIRGLPRGARLRHALTELGPIFVKAGQVLSTRRDLVPSDIADELALLQDQVAPFPGSEARAIVEGELKLPIGHLYAQFDEMPLASASIAQVHAATLHDGREVVVKVLRPGIDAQIARDVKLLRSLGELAQRWHPNADKIRPLDVVAEVEKMLENELDLQREGASASLLKRNFASGTDLYVPEVHWELTSARVLTLERVHGISSDDIAAIDAAGLDRKALAAKGVRVFYEQVFRDNFFHADAHPGNIWVDPSRVGEPRFIALDFGIMGSLPEADQYWLAQNFIALFERDYARIAKLHVDAGWMPADVRLDELEAAVRTVCEPYFTRPLAQISLAELVVKLFQTARRFQLTLQPQLILLQKTLLNIEGVGRMLDPEIDIWAVAHPVLKRILRERYSVRHTLREVRRRLPEWLHEAPQFPGLVRDALGRLARGEPRVASDPLALKLSLDIARRQHKLLACGLLGSALLIGSTLLWTLAPQHGIWLPLGAGIAGLLAFAIGWPRSH, encoded by the coding sequence GTGACGCCGCTGAAGGTGGTGCCGCGCCTGCTGCGGGTCGCCTCGGTGCTGCTGGCGTACCGGCTCGACGAACTGGTCGACGCCACCCACCTGTACCGTCCGCTGAAGCTGCTGCGCCCGCTGGTGGCGCGTCCGCGCATCGACATCCGTGGCCTGCCGCGCGGCGCGCGCCTGCGCCACGCGTTGACCGAGCTGGGGCCGATCTTCGTCAAGGCCGGCCAGGTGCTGTCGACCCGCCGCGACCTGGTGCCGTCGGACATCGCCGACGAGCTGGCGCTGCTGCAGGATCAGGTCGCGCCGTTCCCCGGCAGCGAAGCACGGGCCATCGTCGAGGGTGAACTGAAATTGCCGATTGGCCATCTATACGCCCAATTCGACGAAATGCCGCTGGCCTCCGCCTCGATCGCCCAGGTGCACGCCGCCACCCTGCACGACGGCCGCGAGGTAGTGGTGAAGGTACTGCGCCCTGGTATCGACGCGCAGATCGCCCGCGACGTGAAGCTGCTGCGCTCGCTGGGCGAGCTGGCCCAACGCTGGCACCCGAACGCCGACAAGATCCGCCCGCTGGACGTGGTGGCCGAAGTCGAGAAGATGCTGGAGAACGAGCTGGACCTGCAGCGCGAAGGCGCCAGCGCCAGCCTGCTCAAGCGCAATTTCGCCAGCGGCACCGACCTCTACGTGCCCGAGGTGCACTGGGAGCTGACCAGTGCGCGCGTGTTGACGCTGGAGCGCGTGCACGGCATCAGCTCGGACGACATCGCCGCGATCGACGCCGCCGGGCTGGACCGCAAGGCGCTCGCCGCCAAGGGCGTGCGGGTGTTCTACGAGCAGGTGTTCCGCGACAACTTCTTCCACGCCGACGCCCACCCCGGCAACATCTGGGTCGACCCGTCGCGCGTCGGCGAACCGCGCTTCATTGCGCTGGACTTCGGCATCATGGGCTCGCTGCCCGAGGCCGACCAGTACTGGCTGGCACAGAACTTCATCGCGCTGTTCGAACGCGACTACGCGCGCATCGCCAAGCTGCACGTGGACGCCGGCTGGATGCCCGCCGACGTGCGCCTGGACGAGCTCGAAGCGGCGGTGCGCACGGTGTGCGAGCCGTACTTCACCCGCCCGCTGGCACAGATCTCGCTGGCCGAGCTGGTGGTGAAGCTGTTCCAGACCGCGCGCCGCTTCCAGCTGACCCTGCAGCCGCAGCTGATCCTGCTGCAGAAGACCCTGCTCAACATCGAGGGCGTCGGCCGCATGCTCGATCCGGAGATCGACATCTGGGCGGTGGCGCATCCCGTGCTGAAACGCATCCTGCGCGAACGCTACAGCGTGCGACACACCTTGCGCGAGGTGCGCAGGCGGCTGCCGGAATGGCTGCACGAGGCGCCGCAATTCCCCGGACTGGTGCGCGACGCGCTGGGCCGGCTCGCACGCGGCGAGCCACGCGTGGCGAGCGATCCGCTGGCGCTGAAGCTGAGCCTGGACATCGCCCGCCGCCAGCACAAGCTGCTCGCCTGCGGCCTGCTCGGCAGCGCCTTGCTGATCGGCTCGACCCTCTTGTGGACACTGGCGCCGCAACACGGTATCTGGCTCCCGCTGGGCGCCGGCATCGCAGGCCTGCTCGCGTTCGCGATCGGCTGGCCACGCTCGCACTGA
- a CDS encoding ubiquinone biosynthesis accessory factor UbiJ: protein MNAATPNSWLPQPLRKLAGRALETALNHTLSLDPDTQQRLATLNGRSVQLHLRGPEIALAVTVDDARLKVGPPQDDSQLKVAATPGSLLAMMFRRDDGGVAPGKVEIAGDAELARRLEKLAGKFAPDFEEAFARTFGDVLGVPLAAAVRKGLTHARETASHLTEDSADWLRDEVRVAMAPGEVEGFLDGVDDVRERSERLESRVQRLLQRLQDHAA from the coding sequence ATGAACGCCGCCACTCCCAACTCCTGGTTGCCGCAGCCGCTGCGCAAGCTCGCCGGCCGCGCGCTGGAAACCGCGCTGAATCACACCTTGTCGCTGGACCCCGACACACAGCAACGGCTGGCGACGCTGAACGGTCGTAGCGTGCAGCTGCACCTGCGCGGGCCGGAAATCGCGCTGGCCGTCACGGTCGACGACGCACGCCTGAAAGTCGGCCCGCCGCAAGACGACAGCCAGCTGAAGGTGGCCGCCACGCCGGGCAGCCTGCTGGCGATGATGTTCCGCCGCGACGACGGCGGCGTCGCGCCGGGCAAGGTGGAGATCGCCGGCGACGCCGAGCTGGCGCGCCGGCTGGAAAAGCTGGCCGGCAAGTTCGCCCCGGATTTCGAGGAAGCGTTCGCGCGCACGTTCGGCGACGTGCTCGGCGTGCCGCTGGCGGCAGCCGTGCGCAAGGGCCTCACCCACGCCCGCGAGACCGCCAGCCATCTCACCGAGGACAGCGCCGACTGGCTACGCGACGAGGTTCGCGTGGCCATGGCGCCAGGCGAAGTCGAAGGGTTCCTCGACGGTGTGGACGACGTACGCGAACGCAGCGAACGGCTGGAATCGCGCGTGCAGCGCCTCTTGCAGCGCCTGCAGGACCACGCCGCGTGA
- a CDS encoding tRNA (cytidine(34)-2'-O)-methyltransferase translates to MLHVILFRPEIPPNTGNVIRLCANTGAALHLIRPLGFALDDARLRRAGLDYHEYASVAVYDDLASCLDAIGAPRVFAFSTRGHVAHVDARFADGDALLFGCETAGLPGEVLESIPAERRLRLPMCPDSRSLNLSNTVAVAVYEAWRQLGFVGAGNRESRIG, encoded by the coding sequence ATGCTGCACGTCATCCTGTTCCGCCCCGAGATCCCGCCGAATACCGGCAACGTGATTCGCCTGTGCGCGAATACCGGCGCGGCGCTGCACCTCATCCGCCCGCTCGGTTTCGCGCTCGACGACGCCCGCCTGCGCCGCGCCGGGCTGGACTACCACGAGTACGCCAGCGTCGCGGTGTACGACGACCTGGCCAGCTGCCTCGACGCGATCGGCGCGCCGCGGGTGTTCGCCTTCAGCACCCGCGGCCACGTCGCCCACGTCGACGCCCGCTTCGCCGACGGCGACGCGCTGCTGTTCGGCTGCGAAACCGCCGGCCTGCCGGGTGAGGTGCTGGAATCCATTCCCGCCGAACGGCGCCTGCGCCTGCCGATGTGTCCGGACAGTCGCAGCCTGAATCTGTCAAACACCGTCGCCGTGGCCGTCTACGAAGCGTGGCGCCAACTCGGCTTCGTTGGAGCCGGGAATAGGGAATCGAGAATCGGATAG
- a CDS encoding M16 family metallopeptidase produces MKKKPLVLLVAGLLTLVGGVPLALAAPTPDSAVAVALTQQIPELAWTRFILPNGLTVVVHEDRKAPVVAVSVWYHVGSSYEPKGKTGFAHLFEHLMFQGSENHKDEFFKPFELAGATDQNGTTWLDRTNYFETVPTSALDMALWMESDRMGHLLGAIGQPQLDEQRGVVQNEKRQGENQPYGRASELIQAEAFPANHPYHHDTIGSMDDLNAASLGDVKQWFRDYYGAANTVVVLSGDITPALAKEKMLTYFGDIAAGPQVPRPQPWIAPRDKSTRGSMTDNVAQVRIYREWNVPGRGSRDENLLELAAAVLGGSKTSRLYQRLVYRDKLADDVSVDVEQHVLASLFNLQVDVKKGADPAKVEAAIADEWRKFLKDGPSADELARVKTETRASFVRGLEKVNTQASILAQGQLYRDDPGAYLKDFREYMAATPAQVSAVANKWIARGDYTLTVVPGKVEATDMATVAGRAAASGALAPVLSAKGDYRTVKSDLDRSKGVPEVGVFPDLSFPALQRGKLDNGVEVILAERHTVPAVQLQLLFDAGYAADQDRKLGTSSFTMSMLDEGTKTLDSVEIAKRKQRLGAIIASGCGLDYCNATLNALDDQLKPSLELFADIVRNPAFREADIGRLRGQWLARIAQEKSQPTGIALRTLPPLLYGKGHAYAIPFTGTGTEASITSITAADMRAFMGDFIRPDNLRILVAGDTTLDRIIPPLNAAFGNWKAPVGKVPAKNIGKVAPPKQVRVYLVDRPGAQQSLILAGSLAPSTEAPDNLEIQTMNGAFGGTFTSRLNMNLREDKHWAYGAFSFLQNAQGQRPFMLYAPVQTDKTAPSVAEMLKEAKAVIGDQPLTAQEIGKIKVGDVRSMPGSYQTTAAVMGALQGIALYKRPDDYVQTLKSRIEAQTDASVEAAAKQVIHPDQLTWVIVGDLNKIEAPIRALKLGEVQVLDADGKPVK; encoded by the coding sequence GTGAAAAAGAAGCCCCTTGTGCTGCTCGTCGCCGGCCTGCTCACCCTGGTTGGCGGTGTACCGCTGGCCCTGGCCGCTCCCACTCCCGACAGCGCTGTCGCGGTCGCGCTGACCCAGCAGATCCCCGAGCTCGCCTGGACCCGCTTCATCCTGCCGAACGGCCTGACCGTGGTGGTGCATGAGGACCGCAAGGCGCCGGTGGTGGCGGTGAGCGTGTGGTACCACGTCGGTTCGTCGTACGAGCCGAAGGGCAAGACCGGTTTCGCGCACCTGTTCGAGCACCTGATGTTCCAGGGCTCGGAGAACCACAAGGACGAATTCTTCAAGCCGTTCGAGCTGGCCGGCGCCACCGACCAGAACGGCACCACCTGGCTCGACCGCACCAACTACTTCGAGACGGTGCCCACCAGCGCGCTGGACATGGCGCTGTGGATGGAATCGGACCGCATGGGCCACCTGCTCGGCGCGATCGGCCAGCCGCAGCTCGACGAGCAGCGCGGCGTGGTGCAGAACGAGAAGCGCCAGGGCGAGAACCAGCCCTACGGCCGCGCCAGCGAGCTGATCCAGGCCGAGGCATTCCCGGCCAACCACCCGTACCACCACGACACCATCGGCTCGATGGACGACTTGAACGCGGCCTCGCTGGGCGACGTCAAGCAGTGGTTCCGCGACTACTACGGCGCGGCCAACACGGTGGTGGTGCTGTCCGGCGACATCACGCCGGCGCTGGCGAAGGAGAAGATGCTGACGTACTTCGGCGACATCGCCGCCGGCCCGCAGGTGCCGCGGCCGCAGCCGTGGATCGCACCCCGCGACAAGTCCACCCGCGGCTCGATGACCGACAACGTGGCGCAGGTGCGCATCTATCGCGAGTGGAACGTGCCCGGCCGCGGCAGTCGCGACGAGAACCTGCTGGAACTGGCCGCCGCCGTGCTGGGCGGCAGCAAGACCTCGCGGCTGTACCAGCGGCTGGTCTACCGGGACAAGCTGGCCGACGACGTCTCGGTCGACGTCGAGCAGCACGTGCTGGCCAGCCTGTTCAACCTGCAGGTGGACGTGAAGAAGGGCGCCGACCCGGCCAAGGTCGAGGCAGCGATTGCCGACGAGTGGCGGAAATTCCTGAAGGACGGCCCCAGCGCCGACGAACTGGCGCGGGTCAAGACGGAAACCCGCGCCTCGTTCGTGCGCGGGCTGGAGAAGGTCAACACGCAGGCCTCGATCCTGGCCCAGGGCCAGCTGTATCGCGACGACCCGGGCGCGTACCTGAAGGACTTCAGGGAGTACATGGCGGCTACGCCGGCGCAGGTCAGCGCGGTGGCGAACAAGTGGATCGCCAGGGGCGACTACACGCTGACCGTGGTGCCGGGCAAGGTCGAAGCCACCGACATGGCCACCGTGGCCGGCCGCGCCGCAGCCAGCGGTGCGCTGGCGCCGGTGCTGTCGGCGAAGGGCGACTACCGCACGGTGAAGAGTGATCTCGACCGCAGCAAGGGCGTACCCGAGGTCGGCGTCTTCCCGGACCTCAGCTTCCCCGCCTTGCAGCGCGGCAAGCTGGACAACGGCGTCGAGGTGATCCTGGCCGAGCGCCACACGGTGCCGGCGGTGCAGCTGCAACTGCTGTTCGACGCCGGCTACGCCGCCGACCAGGACCGCAAGCTCGGCACCTCCAGCTTTACCATGTCGATGCTGGACGAAGGCACCAAAACGCTCGATTCGGTGGAGATCGCGAAGCGCAAGCAGCGGCTTGGTGCGATCATCGCCAGCGGCTGCGGGCTGGACTACTGCAACGCCACGCTGAACGCCCTGGACGACCAGCTGAAGCCGTCGCTCGAGCTGTTCGCCGACATCGTGCGCAACCCGGCGTTCCGCGAGGCCGACATCGGCCGCCTGCGCGGCCAGTGGCTGGCGCGCATCGCGCAGGAGAAGAGCCAGCCCACCGGCATCGCGCTGCGCACCCTGCCGCCGCTGCTGTACGGCAAGGGCCACGCCTATGCGATCCCGTTCACCGGCACCGGCACCGAGGCGTCGATCACGTCGATCACCGCCGCCGACATGCGCGCGTTCATGGGTGACTTCATCCGCCCGGACAACCTGCGCATCCTGGTCGCCGGCGACACCACGCTGGACAGGATCATTCCGCCGTTGAACGCCGCGTTCGGCAACTGGAAGGCGCCGGTCGGCAAGGTGCCGGCGAAGAACATCGGCAAGGTCGCACCGCCGAAGCAGGTGCGCGTGTACCTGGTCGACCGCCCCGGCGCGCAGCAGAGCCTGATCCTCGCCGGCAGCCTGGCGCCGTCCACCGAGGCACCCGACAACCTGGAGATCCAGACCATGAACGGGGCCTTCGGCGGCACCTTCACCTCGCGCCTCAACATGAACCTGCGCGAGGACAAGCACTGGGCCTACGGCGCCTTCAGCTTCCTGCAGAACGCGCAGGGCCAGCGCCCGTTCATGCTGTATGCGCCGGTGCAGACCGACAAGACTGCGCCGTCGGTGGCCGAGATGCTGAAGGAGGCGAAGGCGGTGATCGGCGACCAGCCGCTGACCGCGCAGGAGATCGGCAAGATCAAGGTCGGCGACGTGCGCAGCATGCCGGGCAGCTACCAGACCACCGCGGCGGTGATGGGCGCGCTGCAGGGCATCGCGCTGTACAAGCGGCCGGACGATTACGTGCAGACCCTGAAGTCGCGCATCGAGGCGCAGACCGATGCGTCGGTGGAGGCGGCGGCGAAGCAGGTCATCCACCCCGACCAGCTGACCTGGGTGATCGTCGGCGACCTCAACAAGATCGAGGCGCCGATCCGCGCGCTGAAGCTCGGCGAGGTGCAGGTACTCGACGCCGACGGCAAGCCGGTGAAATGA
- a CDS encoding DUF4156 domain-containing protein: MRKTLLLLVPVLLLGACSWGITLDDAAKNVRTAWSGDVSSCRELGKVTVSVMSRVGPVDRNDIKVRDELEVMARNEAAKMHADTIKPLAEPADGSQPWGAYQCGANRPAPTGVPARSSSAPGQTQTFPIHGG; the protein is encoded by the coding sequence ATGCGCAAGACCCTGCTGTTGCTCGTCCCCGTCCTCCTGCTCGGCGCCTGCAGCTGGGGCATCACCCTGGACGACGCCGCCAAGAACGTGCGCACGGCGTGGAGCGGCGACGTCTCCTCCTGCCGCGAGCTGGGCAAGGTCACCGTCTCGGTGATGAGCCGCGTCGGCCCGGTCGACCGCAACGACATCAAGGTGCGCGACGAACTGGAAGTGATGGCCCGCAACGAAGCCGCCAAAATGCACGCCGACACCATCAAGCCGCTGGCCGAACCGGCCGACGGCTCGCAGCCGTGGGGCGCGTACCAGTGTGGCGCCAACCGGCCCGCGCCGACCGGCGTGCCGGCCAGGTCCAGCTCGGCGCCGGGACAGACCCAGACATTCCCCATTCACGGCGGCTGA
- a CDS encoding MarR family transcriptional regulator, with protein sequence MNSFLATEQRLAVTCRRHPAFPREPAVLVRLVKHAYKQLHDDANALLKPWGINHPEYNLLMMLYGTEGYALNPTQLAEAAGEKSANITRLGDALCDKGLIGRDGSSEDRRKVTFTLTEAGVAMVESFLPGVCSLLERQGAGLSPRELAQLEKLLRKFLDHLGQS encoded by the coding sequence ATGAACAGCTTCCTCGCCACCGAGCAACGGCTTGCCGTCACCTGCCGCCGCCACCCCGCATTTCCGCGCGAGCCGGCGGTGCTGGTGCGGCTGGTCAAGCACGCCTACAAGCAGTTGCATGACGACGCCAATGCCCTGCTCAAACCGTGGGGCATCAACCATCCGGAATACAACTTGCTGATGATGCTGTACGGCACCGAGGGGTACGCGCTGAACCCCACGCAGCTGGCCGAGGCGGCGGGCGAAAAATCCGCGAACATCACGCGGCTCGGCGACGCACTGTGCGACAAGGGGCTGATCGGGCGCGACGGCAGCAGCGAGGACCGGCGCAAGGTCACCTTCACCCTCACCGAGGCGGGCGTGGCGATGGTCGAGAGTTTCCTGCCCGGGGTCTGCAGTCTGCTGGAACGGCAGGGCGCCGGCCTGTCGCCGCGCGAATTGGCCCAGCTGGAAAAGCTGCTGAGGAAGTTCCTGGATCACCTCGGACAGAGCTGA
- a CDS encoding FUSC family protein, whose protein sequence is MSAAAVESAQRPSRQPWLADFLTGEGQSWIFVLKAALALYVATWLAMWLQLEKPSTTMITVLLLMHPQSGMVLAKSFYRAIGTLAGSVFGVLLMALFPQQRELFLLSLSLWVALCAGGATLYRNFMSYGFMLAGYSAAIVTMPAITNPLNVFDSAVMRVSEVLLGVIVAGTVSDLVLPGRLREVLRRSAREQFGHFLDFARNSTGGAIARADMEQAYLRFVRAAVQLENLRAAVIFEDPEARARSSRIRLINQLYMAATTTFQSVHHLINRLQRSGRADVADALVALYQPIGQALSPEPAQQHDPAVLAPRLQACERSVPALAQQLRATLPQVAQTDFDTGAILLQRFADELRDFTLVENSLRAKRLRGNVERVQFRRGNDHVGAGLAVLRTFFTMTALSAFWLASGWPHGASAMLIATIFAGLLSMAPNPVSTAFRTLFAQGLGMAAAFVVTFGLLPSCDGYAMFVMATLPLLIPGYYVQSKPAVSTTGVGYGIGFVSSMLLTNQMSYDPAFFLNEAIAQLAGFALSAVAFMVIPAITGSGWQRARQLRQLRRQVVQAASAPLAGLAYRFESVNRDLFLQVVTYTRPDSRESRDLLAWALTVHECGRGLIELRQDMAGSLLPATVEQLAQQAVQAVARLFEAPDHVRWQQAEQAVAAAIMGILRNQPGAQSGSRRMLLHLHQLRSVLRDDESALAPYMPTAAEPAHAS, encoded by the coding sequence ATGTCCGCCGCCGCCGTCGAATCCGCGCAGCGACCATCGCGCCAGCCGTGGCTGGCCGACTTCCTCACCGGCGAGGGCCAGTCGTGGATCTTCGTGCTCAAGGCCGCGCTGGCGCTGTACGTGGCGACCTGGCTGGCGATGTGGCTGCAGCTGGAAAAGCCCTCGACCACGATGATCACCGTGCTGCTGCTGATGCATCCGCAGAGCGGCATGGTGCTGGCCAAGAGCTTCTACCGGGCGATCGGCACGCTGGCCGGCAGCGTGTTCGGCGTGCTGCTGATGGCGCTGTTCCCGCAGCAGCGCGAGCTGTTCCTGCTGTCGCTGTCGCTATGGGTGGCGCTGTGCGCCGGCGGCGCCACGCTGTACCGCAACTTCATGTCCTACGGCTTCATGCTGGCCGGCTACAGCGCCGCGATCGTGACCATGCCGGCGATCACCAACCCGCTCAACGTGTTCGATTCGGCGGTGATGCGGGTGAGCGAGGTGCTGCTGGGCGTGATCGTAGCCGGCACGGTCAGCGACCTGGTCCTGCCGGGTCGCCTGCGCGAGGTGTTGCGACGCAGTGCGCGCGAACAGTTTGGCCACTTCCTGGACTTTGCCCGCAACAGCACCGGCGGCGCGATCGCCCGCGCCGACATGGAGCAAGCCTACCTGCGCTTCGTGCGCGCGGCGGTGCAGCTGGAAAACCTGCGCGCCGCGGTGATCTTCGAGGACCCCGAGGCGCGCGCGCGCAGCAGTCGCATCCGCCTGATCAACCAGCTCTACATGGCGGCCACCACCACCTTCCAGTCGGTGCATCACCTGATCAACCGGCTGCAGCGCAGCGGTCGCGCCGACGTCGCCGATGCATTGGTCGCGCTGTACCAGCCGATCGGCCAGGCACTGTCGCCGGAACCGGCGCAGCAGCACGACCCGGCGGTGCTGGCGCCGCGGCTGCAGGCCTGCGAGCGGAGCGTGCCGGCGCTGGCGCAGCAACTGCGCGCCACGCTGCCGCAAGTCGCGCAGACCGATTTCGACACCGGCGCGATCTTGCTGCAGCGCTTCGCCGACGAGCTGCGCGATTTCACCCTGGTCGAGAATTCGCTGCGTGCCAAGCGCCTGCGCGGCAACGTGGAGCGGGTGCAGTTCCGCCGCGGCAACGACCATGTCGGCGCCGGCCTGGCGGTGCTGCGCACTTTTTTCACCATGACCGCGCTGAGCGCGTTCTGGCTGGCCAGCGGCTGGCCGCATGGGGCCAGCGCGATGCTGATCGCCACGATCTTCGCCGGCCTGCTGTCGATGGCGCCGAACCCGGTTTCGACGGCGTTCCGCACCCTGTTCGCGCAGGGGCTGGGCATGGCGGCGGCATTCGTCGTCACGTTCGGCTTGCTGCCGAGTTGCGACGGCTACGCCATGTTCGTCATGGCCACGCTGCCGTTGCTGATTCCCGGCTACTACGTGCAGTCGAAGCCGGCGGTTTCGACCACGGGCGTGGGCTATGGCATCGGTTTCGTCTCCAGCATGCTGCTGACCAACCAGATGAGCTACGACCCAGCGTTCTTCCTCAACGAGGCGATCGCGCAGCTGGCCGGGTTCGCGCTCAGCGCGGTGGCCTTCATGGTGATTCCCGCGATCACCGGCAGCGGCTGGCAGCGCGCGCGCCAGCTGCGCCAGTTGCGCCGGCAGGTGGTGCAGGCCGCCAGTGCGCCGCTGGCGGGGTTGGCGTACCGCTTCGAGAGCGTCAATCGCGACCTGTTCCTGCAGGTGGTGACGTATACCCGGCCGGACAGCCGCGAGTCGCGCGACCTGCTGGCCTGGGCGCTGACCGTGCACGAGTGCGGCCGCGGCCTGATCGAACTGCGCCAGGACATGGCCGGCAGCCTGTTGCCGGCTACGGTGGAGCAACTTGCGCAGCAGGCGGTGCAGGCCGTGGCAAGGCTGTTCGAGGCGCCGGACCACGTGCGCTGGCAGCAGGCCGAGCAGGCCGTCGCCGCGGCGATCATGGGAATCTTGCGCAACCAGCCGGGCGCACAGTCCGGCAGTCGCCGCATGCTGTTGCACCTGCATCAACTGCGCAGCGTGCTGCGCGACGACGAGTCGGCGTTGGCACCGTACATGCCCACGGCGGCGGAGCCTGCCCATGCCTCTTGA
- a CDS encoding DUF1656 domain-containing protein, whose protein sequence is MPLEIVIGGAMMPSLVVVFGGCLLLMWLLDAVIGRLGLYRYVLHPSLVRLALFVCLFGAAGLLLIH, encoded by the coding sequence ATGCCTCTTGAAATAGTGATCGGCGGAGCCATGATGCCCAGCCTTGTCGTGGTCTTCGGCGGCTGCCTGCTGCTGATGTGGCTGCTCGACGCGGTGATCGGCCGGCTCGGCCTGTACCGCTACGTACTGCATCCGTCACTGGTGCGGCTGGCGCTGTTCGTCTGCCTGTTCGGCGCCGCCGGACTGCTGCTGATCCACTGA